In one window of Azoarcus olearius DNA:
- a CDS encoding MoaD/ThiS family protein translates to MPRVVIAPAIQRHVPTPDTTLPAATVADALAGVFETRPALRAYLLDDQGALRRHVAVFVDGQAVRDRRRLSDALGPESEIYVVQALSGG, encoded by the coding sequence ATGCCGCGCGTCGTCATCGCCCCCGCCATCCAGCGCCACGTTCCCACGCCCGACACCACGCTGCCGGCCGCGACGGTGGCCGACGCGCTGGCAGGCGTGTTTGAAACCCGCCCGGCGCTGCGCGCCTATTTGCTGGACGACCAGGGCGCGCTGCGCCGCCATGTGGCGGTGTTCGTCGATGGCCAGGCCGTCCGCGACCGCCGTCGCCTGAGCGATGCGCTGGGGCCGGAGAGCGAAATCTACGTGGTGCAGGCGCTTTCCGGCGGCTGA
- a CDS encoding WD40/YVTN/BNR-like repeat-containing protein, with translation MDDRLLVATRKGLFILHRGADGGWPISRPHFLGEPVSMALGDARDGSVYAALNLGHFGVKLWRSGDDGAHWEACGVPVYPPQPEGLPPPAPDGPPPAPWSLQQIWALEAGGADQPGVLWAGTIPGGLFRSDDHGASWALNRPLWDRPERLQWFGGGYDHPGIHSICVDPRDSRHLTVAVSCGGVWQSRDGGGEWACTTEGMYADYMPPERRADPVIQDPHRLVQCAAHPDSLWVQHHSGIYRSTDGGAHWQRIEATPSSFGFAVAAHPRDPDIAWFVPAVKDECRVPVDCRLVVTRTRDGGAHFEASDAGLPHPPAYDLIYRHCLAVDSSGDRLAIGSTTGTLWLSDDGGDHWRCLSPHLPPIYCVRFG, from the coding sequence ATGGACGATCGCCTGCTGGTAGCCACCCGCAAGGGCCTTTTCATCCTGCACCGCGGCGCCGACGGCGGCTGGCCGATCAGCCGCCCGCACTTCCTCGGCGAACCCGTCTCGATGGCGCTGGGCGACGCGCGCGACGGCAGCGTCTATGCCGCGCTCAACCTCGGCCACTTCGGCGTCAAGCTGTGGCGCAGCGGCGACGACGGCGCGCACTGGGAGGCTTGCGGCGTGCCGGTCTATCCCCCGCAGCCGGAAGGCCTGCCCCCGCCCGCGCCGGACGGACCGCCGCCGGCGCCGTGGTCGCTGCAGCAGATCTGGGCGCTGGAAGCCGGTGGCGCCGACCAGCCGGGCGTGTTGTGGGCCGGCACCATTCCCGGCGGACTCTTCCGCAGCGACGACCACGGCGCGAGTTGGGCACTGAACCGTCCGCTGTGGGACCGCCCGGAGCGCCTGCAGTGGTTCGGCGGCGGCTACGACCACCCCGGCATCCATTCCATCTGCGTCGACCCGCGCGACAGCCGCCATCTCACCGTGGCGGTGTCCTGCGGCGGCGTGTGGCAAAGCCGCGACGGCGGCGGCGAATGGGCCTGCACCACCGAAGGCATGTACGCCGACTACATGCCGCCGGAACGCCGCGCCGACCCGGTGATCCAGGATCCGCACCGGCTGGTGCAATGCGCCGCCCACCCGGACAGCCTGTGGGTGCAGCACCACAGCGGCATCTACCGCTCCACCGACGGCGGCGCCCACTGGCAGCGGATCGAGGCCACGCCGTCCTCCTTCGGCTTCGCCGTGGCGGCCCATCCTCGTGACCCGGATATCGCGTGGTTCGTCCCGGCGGTAAAGGACGAGTGCCGGGTGCCGGTGGACTGCCGGCTGGTCGTCACCCGCACCCGCGACGGCGGCGCTCACTTCGAGGCGTCCGATGCCGGCTTGCCGCACCCGCCCGCCTACGACCTCATCTACCGCCACTGCCTGGCGGTGGACAGCAGCGGCGACCGCCTGGCGATCGGCTCCACCACCGGCACGCTATGGCTGTCGGACGATGGTGGCGACCACTGGCGCTGCTTGTCGCCCCATCTGCCGCCGATCTACTGCGTGCGCTTCGGCTGA
- a CDS encoding isovaleryl-CoA dehydrogenase — translation MWTTHEVANQVDALVDYNLFACDPALQNAVAAAGAAARMGELDTIGARLGHAEVLRLGDLANRHPPQLHTHDACGRRVDRVEYHPAWDALMRLLYADGVHCSAWTEPGPGAHVARAAAFFLHGQVEAGSLCPATMTFAAIPLLRREPALHAALAAQLGALDYDGRDLPAPSKRSVTVGMGLTEKQGGSDLRSVATQARRAAGGEYLLVGHKWFYSVPACDGHLVLARGDDGPACFFVPRWRPDGERNAVRIQRLKDKLGNRSNASGEVEFHDALGIPVGEPGRGIAVLIEMAAQTRLDCVLGSAALMRRALVEALHHARHRSAFGHPLIAQPLMRNVLADLALESEAATLLAIHLAACADAECAGGGTAARGRAWRRVLTPAAKFWICKRAIAFCAECMEVCGGNGYVEDGPMPRLLREAPVNSIWEGSGNVMCLDLLRALAREQDAAAALLADLADAADGDRRWRAACEELAATLNAGRDDPWLARRGASRLVVLVQAALLRRHAPAAVAAAFAASRVYRHGDHGFGALQSADAAAPLLERAWPSA, via the coding sequence ATGTGGACCACGCACGAAGTCGCCAACCAGGTCGATGCCCTGGTCGACTACAACCTTTTCGCGTGCGACCCCGCGCTGCAAAACGCGGTCGCGGCGGCGGGCGCAGCGGCGCGGATGGGCGAGCTGGACACTATCGGTGCCCGCCTGGGCCATGCCGAGGTACTGCGGCTGGGCGATCTCGCCAACCGCCATCCGCCCCAATTGCACACCCATGACGCGTGCGGCCGGCGCGTTGATCGCGTCGAGTACCACCCCGCCTGGGATGCGCTGATGCGCCTGCTCTACGCCGATGGCGTGCACTGTTCGGCATGGACCGAGCCCGGCCCCGGCGCCCACGTCGCGCGCGCGGCGGCGTTCTTCCTGCACGGCCAGGTGGAAGCCGGGTCGCTGTGTCCGGCCACGATGACCTTCGCCGCGATCCCGCTGCTGCGCCGCGAACCCGCGCTGCACGCGGCACTGGCGGCGCAACTGGGCGCGCTCGACTACGACGGCCGCGACCTGCCGGCCCCGTCCAAGCGTTCGGTCACCGTCGGCATGGGCCTCACCGAAAAGCAGGGCGGCTCCGACCTGCGCAGCGTGGCCACCCAGGCCCGGCGCGCCGCTGGCGGCGAATACCTGCTGGTCGGCCACAAGTGGTTCTACTCGGTTCCCGCGTGCGACGGCCACCTCGTGCTGGCGCGCGGCGACGACGGCCCCGCCTGCTTCTTCGTGCCGCGCTGGCGGCCGGACGGGGAACGCAACGCGGTACGGATCCAGCGCCTGAAGGACAAGCTCGGCAACCGCTCCAACGCCTCCGGCGAGGTCGAATTCCACGACGCCCTTGGCATCCCCGTGGGCGAGCCGGGGCGCGGCATCGCCGTGCTGATCGAAATGGCGGCGCAAACCCGGCTCGACTGCGTGCTCGGCAGCGCGGCCCTGATGCGGCGCGCGCTGGTGGAAGCGCTGCACCACGCGCGCCACCGCAGTGCCTTCGGCCACCCGCTGATCGCGCAGCCGCTGATGCGCAACGTGCTCGCCGATCTCGCGCTGGAAAGCGAGGCCGCCACCCTGCTCGCCATCCACCTTGCGGCCTGCGCCGATGCCGAATGCGCAGGCGGCGGCACGGCGGCGCGCGGACGCGCGTGGCGGCGGGTGCTGACACCGGCTGCCAAATTCTGGATCTGCAAGCGCGCAATCGCGTTCTGCGCCGAATGCATGGAGGTCTGCGGCGGCAACGGCTACGTCGAAGACGGCCCCATGCCCCGCCTGTTGCGCGAAGCGCCGGTCAATTCGATCTGGGAAGGTTCGGGCAACGTGATGTGCCTGGACCTGCTGCGCGCCCTCGCCCGCGAGCAGGACGCCGCCGCCGCGCTGCTTGCCGACCTGGCGGATGCCGCCGATGGCGACAGACGGTGGCGTGCCGCCTGCGAAGAGCTGGCGGCCACCCTGAACGCCGGCCGCGACGATCCCTGGCTGGCGCGCCGCGGTGCCAGCCGTCTGGTGGTGCTGGTGCAGGCCGCCCTGTTGCGTCGCCACGCCCCCGCGGCAGTGGCCGCCGCCTTTGCCGCCAGCCGGGTGTACCGCCATGGCGACCACGGTTTCGGCGCCCTGCAATCCGCCGATGCGGCCGCGCCGCTGCTGGAACGCGCATGGCCCTCGGCCTGA
- a CDS encoding putative Na+/H+ antiporter, which produces MNPTTIQLVGAILFALAIIHTFSTKIFEHLAHTRPSHAGLWHLLGEVEAVFGLWAIVLVVFMGIVLGTETAVEYLDSRNYTEPMFVFAIMVVAASRPVMQFASAIVRIVARLIPANEPLAVYFTIMAVVPLLGSFITEPAAMTLAALMLRDRYYSRGLPPRLMYATLGVLFVNISIGGTLTNFAAPPVLMVATTWAWDSAFMMTHFGWKASVAVLINAIVVSAAFRRELSALTSLAQSTERPVPYTMVAVHLVLLSLIVLFAHHPPVFLGVFLLFMGLATAYPQFQERLILREGLMVAFFLAGLVVLGGQQAWWLQPLLAGMDANAVYFGATALTAITDNAALTYLASLVEGLSDEFKYAVVAGAVTGGGLTVIANAPNPAGMSILRKNFDEEAVNPLGLLVSALPPTLVAIAAFRLL; this is translated from the coding sequence ATGAACCCGACAACCATACAGCTTGTGGGCGCCATCCTTTTCGCGCTCGCCATCATCCATACCTTCTCGACCAAGATCTTCGAACACCTGGCGCACACCCGTCCCAGCCATGCCGGTCTGTGGCATCTGCTGGGCGAGGTCGAAGCGGTGTTCGGCCTGTGGGCCATCGTGCTGGTCGTGTTCATGGGCATCGTGCTCGGCACCGAGACCGCGGTGGAGTATCTGGACAGCCGCAATTACACCGAGCCGATGTTCGTGTTCGCGATCATGGTGGTGGCGGCCAGCCGCCCGGTGATGCAGTTCGCCTCCGCCATCGTGCGCATCGTTGCGCGCCTGATACCGGCCAATGAACCCCTGGCGGTCTACTTCACCATCATGGCGGTGGTGCCGCTGCTCGGCTCCTTCATCACCGAGCCGGCGGCGATGACGCTGGCCGCCCTGATGCTGCGCGACCGCTACTACAGCCGCGGGCTGCCGCCGCGTCTGATGTACGCCACGCTGGGCGTGCTGTTCGTCAACATCTCCATCGGCGGCACGCTGACCAACTTCGCCGCCCCGCCGGTGCTGATGGTGGCGACCACCTGGGCGTGGGACAGCGCGTTCATGATGACCCACTTCGGCTGGAAGGCCAGCGTGGCGGTGCTGATCAACGCCATCGTCGTCAGCGCCGCGTTTCGCCGCGAACTCAGCGCCCTCACGTCGCTCGCCCAGAGTACGGAACGGCCGGTGCCGTACACCATGGTCGCGGTGCATCTGGTGCTGCTGTCGCTGATCGTGCTGTTCGCCCACCACCCGCCGGTGTTCCTCGGCGTGTTCCTGCTGTTCATGGGGCTGGCGACCGCGTATCCGCAGTTCCAGGAACGGCTGATCCTGCGCGAAGGGCTGATGGTGGCGTTCTTCCTTGCCGGCCTGGTCGTGCTGGGCGGGCAACAGGCGTGGTGGCTGCAGCCGCTGCTGGCGGGCATGGACGCCAACGCGGTGTATTTCGGCGCCACCGCGCTCACCGCGATCACCGACAACGCCGCGCTCACCTATCTCGCCTCGCTGGTGGAAGGGCTGAGCGACGAGTTCAAGTATGCGGTGGTGGCCGGCGCGGTAACCGGCGGTGGCCTCACCGTGATCGCCAACGCCCCCAACCCGGCCGGCATGTCCATCCTGCGCAAGAACTTCGACGAAGAAGCCGTGAACCCGCTCGGCCTGCTGGTATCGGCGCTGCCGCCCACGCTGGTGGCCATCGCCGCCTTCCGCCTGCTGTAA
- a CDS encoding GspE/PulE family protein, protein MTALNSPTASAPPAHARNTSAFEHRLTADEVLEGLLAEGQISRKDHDDTQAILRLRTREMHPLQQIGERRLTRALPPHDVLTTEALTEWLGGRSGVPYFHIDPLKIDVTTVCGLVSHAYATRFGILPVAVQGDEVTIATAEPYETEWVTVLEQLLRIRIRRVLSNPTDVVRYLAEFYSLARSLKQATDKHQDLPTGIGNFEQLVQLGSKKSLDANDQAIVHIVDWLLQYAFEQRASDIHMEPRRDICNVRFRIDGVMHQVYQAPPQVMAAITNRVKLMGRMDVVEKRRPQDGRIRTRSPKGEEIELRLSTMPTAFGEKLVLRIFDPSLQLKSFADLGFGREEESRWRRLYQQPHGIILVTGPTGSGKTTTLYSTLKEIATPEMNVCTVEDPIEMIYPYLNQMQVQHGIGLDFAAGVRTLLRQDPDVIMVGEIRDLETAEMAVQAALTGHLVLSTLHTNGAPAAITRLMDLGVPPYLIRSSLLGVLAQRLARTLCPHCKEPAPPPEDEWNELVSPWKAPVPQQAKGPKGCLECRMTGYLGRISIHEMLVMTPTLRRMVQPGMDIAPFREQAVREGMQPLRLAGARHIAAGITTAEEIARCTPPANEA, encoded by the coding sequence ATGACAGCCCTTAACTCCCCCACCGCCAGTGCGCCCCCGGCGCACGCCCGCAACACGAGCGCTTTCGAACACCGCCTGACCGCCGACGAAGTCCTGGAAGGACTGCTCGCCGAAGGCCAGATCAGCCGCAAGGACCACGACGACACCCAGGCCATCCTGCGCCTGCGCACGCGTGAGATGCATCCCTTGCAGCAGATCGGCGAACGCCGCCTCACCCGGGCGCTGCCGCCGCACGACGTGCTGACCACCGAGGCGCTGACCGAATGGCTGGGCGGCCGCAGCGGCGTGCCCTACTTCCACATCGACCCGCTCAAGATCGACGTCACCACCGTGTGCGGCCTGGTGTCGCACGCCTATGCCACCCGCTTCGGCATCCTGCCGGTGGCCGTGCAGGGCGACGAGGTCACCATTGCCACCGCGGAACCGTACGAAACCGAGTGGGTGACGGTGCTGGAGCAGTTGCTGCGCATCCGCATCCGCCGCGTGCTTTCCAACCCGACCGACGTCGTCCGCTACCTCGCCGAGTTCTACAGCCTGGCGCGCTCGCTGAAGCAGGCCACCGACAAGCACCAGGACCTGCCCACCGGCATCGGCAACTTCGAGCAGCTGGTGCAGCTCGGCAGCAAGAAGTCGCTCGACGCCAACGACCAGGCGATCGTGCACATCGTCGATTGGCTGCTGCAGTACGCCTTCGAACAGCGCGCGTCCGACATCCACATGGAGCCGCGCCGCGACATCTGCAACGTGCGCTTCCGCATCGACGGCGTGATGCACCAGGTGTATCAGGCACCGCCGCAGGTGATGGCCGCCATCACCAATCGCGTGAAGCTGATGGGCCGCATGGACGTGGTGGAAAAACGCCGCCCGCAGGACGGCCGCATCCGCACGCGCTCGCCCAAGGGCGAGGAAATCGAGTTGCGCCTGTCCACCATGCCCACCGCCTTCGGCGAAAAGCTGGTGCTGCGCATCTTCGACCCCAGCCTTCAGCTCAAGTCCTTCGCCGACCTCGGCTTCGGCCGCGAGGAAGAATCGCGCTGGCGGCGGCTCTACCAGCAACCGCACGGCATCATCCTCGTCACCGGCCCCACCGGCTCCGGCAAGACCACCACGCTGTACTCCACGCTGAAGGAGATCGCCACGCCCGAGATGAACGTGTGCACGGTGGAGGACCCGATCGAGATGATCTATCCCTACCTCAACCAGATGCAGGTGCAGCACGGCATCGGGCTGGACTTTGCCGCCGGCGTGCGCACCCTGCTGCGGCAGGACCCGGACGTAATCATGGTGGGCGAAATCCGCGACCTCGAAACCGCCGAAATGGCGGTGCAGGCCGCGCTGACCGGCCACCTGGTGCTCTCCACGCTGCACACCAACGGCGCCCCGGCCGCCATCACCCGCCTGATGGACCTCGGCGTGCCGCCCTACCTCATCCGCTCCAGCCTGCTCGGCGTGCTCGCCCAGCGTCTTGCGCGCACGCTGTGCCCGCACTGCAAGGAACCCGCGCCCCCGCCCGAGGACGAGTGGAACGAACTCGTCAGCCCGTGGAAGGCCCCGGTGCCGCAACAGGCCAAGGGCCCCAAGGGCTGCCTCGAATGCCGCATGACCGGTTACCTCGGCCGCATCAGCATCCACGAGATGCTGGTGATGACGCCCACGCTGCGCCGCATGGTGCAGCCCGGCATGGACATCGCCCCCTTCCGCGAACAAGCCGTGCGCGAAGGCATGCAGCCGCTGCGCCTGGCCGGCGCCCGCCACATCGCCGCGGGCATCACCACGGCGGAGGAAATCGCCCGCTGCACGCCGCCGGCGAATGAGGCGTGA
- a CDS encoding Fic family protein — translation MTVPTSPITHYTQPHQFEPLLPQSGLGSLRERSRSVIECSLRLGAAAHSDTLASLRELVREMNSYYSNRIEGQSTHPANISRALRHNFSDKPDIARLQRLAVAHIEAERTLEASLERRAGSTLDTPPPLSSAFIQQAHAALYGRLLPDDRVAGSGLPIEPGAWRAVQVAVGRHEPPPPTALPAFLARFDQVYGRRHLLDDQLLVTAAAHQRMAWIHPFPDGNGRACRLQTHCALWPLSQGLWSVSRGLARRRDEYYARLDAADAPRQGDLDGRGNLSEKALHEWCEWFIGVCEDQVDFMTRMFHLDGMKTRIQALIAFRSAHDKLIRAEAALPLYHLFLAGPTPRGEFLQMTGLGERTARSLLSRLIETGLVTSTGHVAPVRFAFPLDALQFLLPELYPEAATRQD, via the coding sequence GTGACCGTACCGACCTCTCCCATTACGCACTACACCCAACCACACCAGTTCGAACCGCTGCTGCCGCAGAGCGGCCTCGGATCCTTGCGCGAGCGCTCCCGCAGCGTCATCGAGTGCTCCTTGCGCCTTGGCGCTGCAGCACATTCCGACACCCTCGCCAGCCTGCGGGAACTGGTCCGGGAGATGAACTCCTACTATTCCAACCGGATCGAGGGACAAAGCACTCATCCGGCCAACATCAGCCGGGCACTACGTCACAACTTTTCCGACAAGCCCGACATCGCCCGCCTGCAGCGGCTGGCGGTGGCCCACATCGAGGCCGAACGCACGCTGGAAGCAAGCCTTGAGCGACGGGCCGGTTCCACGTTGGATACACCGCCCCCGCTCTCCAGCGCCTTCATCCAGCAGGCTCACGCCGCGCTGTATGGACGGCTGCTGCCGGATGACCGTGTTGCAGGCAGCGGCCTTCCGATCGAGCCCGGCGCCTGGCGCGCCGTACAGGTGGCGGTGGGGCGTCACGAACCGCCTCCACCCACTGCGCTGCCCGCCTTTCTTGCTCGCTTCGACCAGGTCTACGGCCGCCGCCACCTGCTCGACGACCAGTTGTTGGTCACCGCAGCAGCCCACCAGCGCATGGCCTGGATTCATCCTTTTCCGGACGGCAACGGCCGTGCCTGTCGCTTGCAGACCCATTGCGCCTTGTGGCCGCTGAGCCAGGGCCTGTGGTCCGTCAGCCGCGGGTTGGCGCGCCGGCGCGACGAGTACTACGCCAGACTGGACGCTGCCGACGCGCCCCGCCAAGGCGATCTGGATGGCCGCGGCAACCTCAGCGAAAAGGCGCTGCACGAGTGGTGCGAGTGGTTCATTGGCGTCTGCGAAGACCAGGTCGACTTCATGACCCGCATGTTCCATCTCGACGGCATGAAGACGCGCATCCAGGCGCTGATCGCCTTCCGTTCAGCGCACGACAAGCTCATCCGCGCGGAGGCCGCGCTCCCGCTCTACCACCTCTTTCTCGCCGGCCCCACGCCGCGCGGGGAATTCTTGCAGATGACGGGACTGGGCGAACGCACTGCGCGCAGCCTGCTTTCCCGCCTGATCGAGACCGGGCTGGTGACCAGCACCGGCCATGTCGCGCCAGTGCGCTTCGCTTTTCCGCTCGACGCGCTGCAGTTCTTGCTGCCCGAGCTTTATCCGGAAGCCGCCACGCGCCAGGACTAA
- a CDS encoding DHA2 family efflux MFS transporter permease subunit, translating into MPFLPPPLSRDELLARHGERYKWYALIVVGLGTMAAVLATTSFSVAVPALGQAFGIGQERVQWAITGFMAALTVAMLPTPWLLDRLGFRRLFLGAIAMLALTSIAGALATGFVWVVVARVLQGVAAGLLQPLSSMVVMRLFPAHSQGRASGLLGFGIVLAPAVAPTLGGVLLDRFGWQAIFLLSVPFCVVAGGLGWALLPRAAEPVRRPFDWYGVGLLGVATLVLIECVASLRHSGLLAPWTLAQFALVAVAGGLFVRHARRAAAPIVHLGLFAERSFAMGTLVCFAYGFGLYASTYVIPVFLQSALGYPATDAGLALLPSGVALAVTIPLAGLLSDRYSPRLITIAGLLLFCASFLLLAWRGGGLSHAELIGFTVMGRIGLGLIIPALTLAMLRHTRAELLGQSSMVGSYTRQLGGVLGIAVVAVFVAWRETVHGQVPPGLFEAYSESFELLAATFIVATLVAVRMKPRGPSGTR; encoded by the coding sequence ATGCCTTTCCTCCCGCCGCCTTTATCCCGCGACGAACTCCTCGCCCGCCATGGCGAGCGCTACAAGTGGTACGCGCTGATCGTCGTCGGCCTCGGCACGATGGCGGCGGTGCTGGCTACCACCAGTTTCAGCGTGGCCGTACCCGCGTTGGGGCAGGCGTTCGGGATTGGGCAGGAGCGGGTGCAGTGGGCGATCACGGGGTTCATGGCGGCGCTGACGGTGGCGATGTTGCCGACGCCGTGGCTGCTGGACCGGCTCGGGTTCCGGCGGCTGTTTCTTGGGGCGATTGCGATGCTGGCGCTGACCAGCATTGCGGGGGCCTTGGCCACCGGCTTTGTATGGGTGGTGGTGGCGCGGGTGCTGCAGGGCGTGGCGGCGGGCTTGTTGCAGCCGTTGTCCAGCATGGTGGTGATGCGCTTGTTTCCGGCACACAGCCAGGGGCGGGCGTCGGGGCTGCTGGGGTTCGGCATCGTGCTGGCGCCGGCGGTGGCGCCGACTTTGGGCGGGGTATTGCTGGACCGCTTTGGCTGGCAGGCGATCTTTTTGCTCAGCGTGCCGTTCTGTGTGGTGGCAGGCGGGCTGGGGTGGGCGCTGCTGCCACGCGCGGCAGAGCCGGTGCGGCGGCCGTTCGACTGGTACGGAGTGGGGCTGCTGGGCGTGGCCACGCTGGTGCTGATCGAGTGCGTGGCCAGCCTGCGCCACAGCGGACTGCTGGCGCCGTGGACGCTGGCGCAGTTTGCGCTGGTGGCCGTGGCCGGCGGCTTGTTCGTGCGGCATGCGCGGCGGGCGGCGGCGCCCATTGTTCATCTCGGTCTGTTTGCCGAGCGCAGCTTTGCGATGGGCACACTGGTGTGCTTTGCCTACGGTTTCGGGCTGTACGCCTCCACCTATGTGATTCCGGTGTTTCTGCAGAGCGCGCTGGGCTATCCGGCGACGGACGCGGGCCTCGCGCTATTGCCTTCCGGGGTGGCGCTGGCGGTGACGATTCCGCTGGCGGGCCTGTTGTCCGACCGTTATTCGCCGCGTCTGATCACGATTGCCGGCCTGTTGTTGTTCTGTGCGTCCTTTTTGCTGCTGGCGTGGCGGGGCGGCGGCTTGAGCCATGCGGAGCTGATCGGCTTCACGGTGATGGGCCGAATCGGCCTCGGCTTGATCATCCCGGCGCTGACGCTGGCGATGCTGCGCCACACGCGCGCGGAACTGCTGGGCCAGTCGTCCATGGTGGGCAGCTACACGCGCCAGCTTGGCGGCGTGCTCGGTATCGCGGTGGTGGCGGTGTTCGTCGCCTGGCGCGAGACGGTGCATGGCCAAGTGCCGCCAGGGTTGTTCGAGGCCTATTCGGAATCCTTCGAACTGCTGGCGGCGACCTTCATCGTCGCCACGCTGGTGGCAGTGCGGATGAAGCCGCGCGGCCCGTCCGGAACGCGTTAG